The Bacillus sp. F19 DNA segment TGTCCTCAATCAGTTCAAGTGTCGCTTTGAAATGCGGATCTTCTTTACCAAGCCGTTCAATAATGACTTCTATTTCCTTTCTCAATTGATGATGCTCCTGCCCAGGAACCGTCCGAATATCAAGTGTAGTCATACATTGTGCAGGAACTACATTGATTTGCGGTTCTCCCTTAACTGGTGCTTGTATGATAGTTGGTGTAATGCTCGGCCAGCCAAGATACGGATGTTCCCCCATCCGATCTTTTTCTCTTTGTTCCAATTGATCCAATTCCACTATTAATTTAGCCATGCGTGTATTGGGATTAATTCCAGTAAGCGGCATCGCACCATGGGCCATTTTTCCGTACGTTTTAAGTACGATGCGCATCGCCCCTTTTTGTGTAATACAGAGCTGATTCTCCTCAGGTTCACAGATAATGGCTCCATCAACTCCATCTGCCCAGCCTTTTTTAATAAAATCTTTAATTCCGATCATCATTCCCTCTTCGTCGCAGGGGATACAAAGGATCATTTTCCCTTTAAAGGCAGCGCCTGATTTTTTTATAGAATGAACAGCAGAAATGGCAGCAGCAAGGTTCCCTTTCGTATCACAAGAACCTCTTCCATAAATTCTGCCATTACTGACTTCTCCGCCAAAAGGATCATATGTCCATGAATCAATATCTCCTTCAGTTACAACATCTGTATGCCCTTCAAATAAAAGAGTTTTTCCTGGGAGACCAGAGTCATAAACTGCAATAACATTTGGCCGTCCTGGCACCACTTCTTCATAATAAACATCTAATCCGATGTTCTTAAGGTATTCAACTATGAAACGGGCAACCTTTTCTTCGTTTCCACCCTCGACATTTGGACGATAGACACTTTGTATACGAATAAGACTCCTTGTCAGTTCAATCACTTCTTTTTTATCAATAAAAGGAAGAATAGATTCTATTGCTGCTGTCATTGCAATCGTCCTTTCTTAATGAGATTCATTGATTTCTTTACTTGATGGAAAGCCTTCAATTCCTTCAGCATTCTGAACAGCGAGGATGACTGCTTCTGCCAAAATGTCAGCAGCAATCGTCCCAATCAGGTCAACTGATGCACTCATATCGCCTGTACTCAAAGAAAAGATCGTGTCTCCATCAAACATCGTATGCACAGGATAGATGGTTCTAGCTAATCCATTTTGTGCCATGGACGCTACCTTAGAGGCCTGTGATTTAGTTAACTTCGCATTGCAAGCAACAACCCCTATTGTTGTATTTGTACCAGGCTTTAAGGGGATGGCAGGCTGTTCTAGCATCCATTCTAAACTGCTCTTTATTTTCCCCTGATCATCTCTGGCACCGGCAATGACTTCTCCCGTTTCGGGATTTCGAATTTCCCCCATCGCATTTACTGCAACAATGGCTCCTACAACTAAACCATTTGGAAAAACTTTAGACGCGGAACCTAGCCCGCCTTTCATTGCCCGATGGTGGCCAGCCACTTTTCCAACCGTAGCCCCGCAACCCGCTCCTGAATTACCTAATGGAAAATATCCTCTTTTGGCGTTTAATGCCGCCTTATAACCCATTTTCTGATCCGGACGAACAGAAGGGTCCCCTACAGGCATATCAAACAGGACAGCTGACGGCACAATCGGAACCACTCCTGCACCTACATCCAGTCCAATACCTTTCTTTTCCAAAAACTGCATAACACCACTTGCTGCATCAAGACCATAGGCACTTCCTCCCGCCAGACAGATACTGTGAACCCGGTCTACAAGGTTCACTGGATTAAGTAAATCTGTTTCCCTTGTTCCAGGAGCTGAACCTCTAACATCTACACCGCATACAGCACCTTTCTCCAACAATAAAACGGTACAGCCCGTATAACCTAAATTATCCTCTTCATTCCCGACTTTAACGCCAGGAACGTCTGTTATGTTATGAAACCGTTCCACTACAATTCTCCAGAAATCTTTGATTTCTTGTTTCCGCTATGGTCAAGCTTTTTCCATGCAACAACCACTGCCAGGGTAATGATCACGGAAACAATTGCTTCCGGTATTCCGTTTGTTACAGCAATCGTAACCGCGACACCTGGAGCAATATATCCTCTAATGACCGCCATTGTCAAAACAAGCAGCGTATTTGTAAACGCTCCTACAAATCCCGCCACCCCAATAGCGGCATACTCGTTGACTCTCTTCAAGGAAATGTAAGATAAATAGGCTGTTACTCCAATAAATAATCGCGGCAGTATAGCAACCAGCGGGTCTTTAAATAACGGAATAGTTGCATCAAGGAACGAAGACACACCGAAGATCAGTCCAATGACCAGTCCAACAAACGGGCCTTGCATGACTCCTCCAATGATTGCCGGGACATGCATGATGGTAGCGTTCCCTGCTGCAGTAGGAACAGGAATAAAACCTAATCGGGTGACACCAAGCAAAATAGCTACTGCTCCTAATACTCCAGCAATGACAATCTTTCTAGTGGTTAGACCTTTTTCCATTCGATTACCCTCCTTATTTTTTTCAGACTGATAGAATGGTATTGCATTTTTAATAAAATCTAATAGGGAAATGGAAATGCCAATAATAGAATAGTAAACAGGATACAGAAAAGAAGTGCACTATAATCCCTGGTTTGAGCTTTATACTTTGTGTAAATTGACCGTTCACTCCCTGGGGTATAGCATCTGGATTCCATAGCAAGCACTAAATCTTCAGCCCTCGCCATCGCAACATTGAATAATGGAATGATAATCGGAAATACATCCTTGGTTCGCTGGATAATTCTCCACCATGCACCTGTGCCGAATTCTGCCCCTCTTGAGGCTTGGGCTTTCATCATTTTTTCCATTTCCATTGCAAATGTAGGAACAAATCGAATCGCAATCGTAATGATTAAAGCAAATTCATGAACCGGAAACTTTACATGCTTCAAAGGTCTTAAAAGACTTTCAATCCCATGTGTAATTTGTGTGGTCGAAGTGCTTAACGTTAATACACTGCTTAAAAAAATGATTTCAATAAATCGAAGGGCTGAAACGATTACCAGACGAATGCTGTCACTTGTTATAAGAATAAATCCATAATCCACAAAAACCGTTCCGCCTGAAGCAATCTCGCTATAGAATAACAGCTGCAATACCGCTAATATTAAAATGAAAGGTACAGCGGGCTTGACTCCTGACAAACCATAGCTAATCGGAATACGAGACATATAAAATAAATAACATGCAAAAGCAAGCGCGATTATGTTTCCACCGTAGCTGTCACAAATAGCCATTGCAATGACAAGGATGGTAAATGCTAAGAGCTTGATGCGAGGATCCATACGATGAATGAGTGAACCTGTCGGCAAATACTGCCCGATGGTAATATTTCGGGTTAACTCGAATTCAACACTTGCCATTTTCCTCACCTCCTATTTGACTGAATAACAGAAACCAATTCTTTTGCTGCAGCCTCTATTTCGTATGCATTAAGATTGACAGTATATCCCCGTTCTTTTAGCTGCGACAGAATCTCCACTGTTTGCGGTGCTCCAATATGATGTTTTGCCAGGGTTTCAGAATTACCGAAAATGTTTCCTGGTGTTCCTTCAATCAGATTTCTTCCCTCTGCTAAAACGTAAATTCTATTTGCTAAATACGCCACTTCCTCCATGTTGTGAGAGACGAAAATGACTGTCATGTTTTCCTTTTTGTTCAACTGAACGATTTGCTCCAAAAGTTCCTGTCTTGACCTTGGATCGAGGCCTGCTGTCGGTTCGTCCAACACTAAAATTTCAGGCTTCAAAGACAGCACTCCGGCCAGAGCGACTTTTCTTTTTTGACCCCCGCTTAAGGCATAGGCTGCTCGGTCTTTCAGATCTTCAAAGGAAAGACCAACCAATTCCATTGCCCATTTCACACGGTCTCTTACTTCATTTAAAGGAAGTCCCATTTTTAATGGTCCATAAGCAATATCATCACCGATCAATTTTTCAAAAATCTGATCCTCTGGATTCTGAAACACAAGGCCTACCTTTCTCCGCAATGCTTTCACATCAATTTTTGGATTAGACAAATGCTTTCCGTCCACTATTACATCACCCTGCTGGGGACGCATCAGCCCATTAAAGTGCTGAATTAAAGTCGATTTTCCGGATCCTGTATGCCCTATAATTGCTATGCATTCCCCCTTTTCAACACGTAAACTGACTCCTGAGAGGGCCTTGTGTTCAAGAGGTGTCTTTTCCATATAGATATGATGTAAGTCCTTCACTTCAAGAATGGGAAATTCACTCAACCTGCATACACCCCTCTTTTAGCTGATAAACGGATGACCTCTTGAATGATCTCGTCATTATGAATCAAATCTGCCTTATATTCATTGTCATATTTATGAATCAGCCTTGCTAATTGGCTGGCTACCGGGACATCGAGCTGCAATCGATGCAGCAGTTCATACTGCTGAAAAATTTCTCTTGGTGCACCATCCATTACGATTTGACCTTTTTCAATGACAATAACCCGGCTTGCTTCAGCTACCTCTGACATATGGTGGGTTACAGTAATGATCGTCATTCCGTCGTTATTAAGCTTGCGGACGACATCCAGTATATCTCTTCTTCCATAAGTGTCCAGCATACTGGTTGCTTCATCCAGGACAATGCAATCAGGCTTCATCGCAAGGATACCCGCTATAGCAACCCGCTGCTTTTGGCCTCCTGAGAGATGATGAGGAGGGCGTTTCCGAAATTCACTCATCCCAACCGCTTCTAATGCAAAATCAATTCTTGCCTTTATTTCTGAAGCAGGTACTCCGATATTCTCCAGCCCAAAGGCCACATCATCTTCAACAATAGTCGAGACAATCTGGTTATCGGGATGCTGAAAGACCATCCCTACTTTTTGACGGATCTCACGGAGCAGTCCGCCATCTCTGGTATTTAAACCATCCACATAAATATCGCCCAGATGAGGTTTAAGAATTCCGTTAAGATGCTTGGACAGCGTTGATTTTCCAGAGCCATTATGCCCGATTATCGCCACATATTCACCCGGATGTACATCAAAGGCAACGTTCTGCAGAACGGGAACAGTCTTTTGGTTATTAATTGTATATTCAAATGAAATTTCATCTATTTGGATGAATGGTTTACTCATTACACTCCCCTTCCCCCGTCAACATTCATGATTTCCCCAGTAACAGCCCTGGCGAGATCAGAAGCTAGATATAGTGCCGCTTGGGCAATATCCTCCGGCTGAATTAACGTACCTAAAGGAACACTATCAAGAAAGATTTTCTTTTTATCTTCTTCTACTTTTAGCGAATCGCCAGGTAAAAACCTCTCTAGCATTGGTGTTTCAGCAGGGCCTGGATTAATGGCATTGACCCGTATTTTAAAAGGAGCCAATTCTAATGCCAATGCCTTGGTTAACATAATCGCTGCTCCTTTAGATGCACAATATGCATTTAATCCAGGCCTTGCCCGTATTCCTGCAATCGATGCGATATTTATAATCGATCCTTTTTCCTTTCTTTTCATAATAGGAACAAGATGGCGAGTGGTTAGAAAAATGGAGTTCAAATTAACCGACATAATTTTATCCCATTCACTCAAGCTCATTTCTTCAATCGGGGTAAAGAATTGCGGAACGCCAGCACAATTAATCAGTACATCTATATCTTCAAATTCATTAAATGCCTCTTTGACAAGATTTTGGACACTTTCGTCATCTCCTACATCTGTGTGAACCGTCTTAACGTGTCCTATTCGATCTATTTCTTTCGCCGTCTGGTCTGCTGCATCTTTATTTATGTCAGATAGAACCACGTTTGCCCCTTGTGCTGCAAACAATTTGGCTGCAGCTTTTCCCATACCTGATCCCGCACCTGTAATTATGGCTGTTTTTGCTTCTAACAATCGTGCAGTCACAGGTTCATCACCACCATTCGTTCATCTGTCATTTCTTGAATCGCATAGTACGGCCCTTCCTTCCCAAGGCCGCTGTTTTTCACTCCCCCATAAGGCATAACGTCATTGCGATAAGTGGATACATCATTAATAATGACGCCACCGTATTCCAGAACTTTTGCCGCCCTCATTGCCAGCTGCAAATCACGTGTGAAAATTCCTGCCTGTAAACCATACTCTGATTGATTAGCCGAATGAAATGCCTCTTCAATATCTTGATAAGGGATGATACAAACGATCGGGGCAAAGACTTCTTTACATACCACCTTCATGGCAGGATTCGTGTCAACAAGTACCACTGGATATAAAATCGCCCCTTCCCTCTTTAATGGAAGCAAAGATTGGGCTCCTTGTTCCATGGCTTCTCTCACCCATTCCTCTGATCGAATAGCGTCTTTTTCACTGATCATCGGGCCCACATCTGTTTCTGTTTTTTCAGGATCGCCGACTATCAGCTGCTGAACATGTGATAAGTAGTTTTCCGTAAACTCTTTTAATACCGATTGATGGACATATAAGCGCTGTACAGCTATACAGGCTTGTCCAGCATTATGAAAACTTCGGCTAGCTGTCAGTTTTGCAGCAAGATTGAGATCTGCATCATGATGAACAATATTTGGAGAATTGTTTCCCAGTTCAAGCGCTACAGGCCTCAGTCCGCTTCGTTCTTTAATATGCTTGCCTACTTCACCAGAACCCGTAAACGTATACATGGCAATTCGTTCATCTTCCAATAGCCATTCACCCACTTCACTTCCTGCTCCGGTTATGATGTTCACATATCCCTTAGGAAGACCTGCCTCTTCTAAGAGTTCTACTAGCTGAAAGGTTGCAAGAGGAGTTGAAGTTGCAGGCTTAATAACAATGGTGTTTCCAGCCGCAAGAGCGGGCGCTATTTTATGGACGCCCAATAATAAAGGATAATTGAATGGGGTAATCACTCCTATGACCCCTTTAGGAACACGAATGGTAAATCCCAGACGGTTATCTGAGCCTTCTGTCGCCTGAAGAGGAATCATTTCACCTGCGATTCGTTTAGCTTCTTCAGCAGACAAACGAATCGTGTTAATCGTGCGATCCAGTTCCCCTGTTGCATCTTTGCGTGTTTTTCCAACCTCTCTTACTAATGAAATCTCAAAATCCTCTCGTCTTTGTTCCATTAAATCTGCTGCTTTTGATAGAATATTAGATCGTTGATAGGCAGTTAATTTGTCTGATTTAAAGATTTTTTCAGCTGCACTCACGGCTTGATTCACATGTTGTTTTTCCGCTTTAGAGATTGATGCAATCACTTCACCTGTGTACTTATGGTAGACAGGAATATGATGGACTGTGTAAATTTGTTCTCCATTAATGTATAAATGGAAGTTTTTATGATTCAGCATGGAAGTTTGTGTCTCAGTCATCATTTTCATCTCCTTATATAGAATTCATGCTCATTTTGGTCATTTGCTGGTGAATCGCTTCTCCAAATTCACTTGTCGAATTTTTACCGCCGAGATCAGGGGTAGACACTTTTTGTTCAAGAAGAACCTCTTCAATAGAAGAAACGATCAAGTCGCCTATATCAGAAAAGCCAAGATGCTCCATCATTAAGCTAATACTCCAGATTTGTGCAATAGGATTGGCAATTCCTTTTCCGGCGATGTCAGGTGCAGAACCATGAATCGGTTCGAACATCGACGGATAGTTTTTTTCCGGATTAATGTTTCCAGAAGGCGCAAGACCAAGGCCACCGACAATGGCTGCGCCCAGATCAGTTAATATATCGCCAAACAGGTTGCTGCCAACGACTACATCCAATTCTTCTGGTCTTGTAATAAAGTAAGCAGCCAGTGCATCAATATGATAAATATCAGTCTTGATGTTCGGATGATGCATGCCGATTTCTCTGACGATTTCATCCCAGAAAGGCATCGAGTGATTTATACCATTCGATTTTGTTGCTGCCGTCAGCCTTCTCTTAGGTCTTTTTTCAGCAAGCGAATAGGCATATTTGATGACTCTTTCGCTTCCATATCTCGTAAAAACATTATTTTGTACCGCCAGCTCAAAAGGAGTATTCTCGTGAAGGCGCCCTCCCATGTTGGAGTATTCCCCTTCAGTATTTTCACGGACTACAACAAAATTCAAATCATCATGAGCTTTATACCGGAGGGGACTGTTCAAACCTCTTAATAGTTTAATAGGCCTCAAATTGATATACTGCTGAAAGGCCCTGCGAATGGGCAAGATCAGTTCCCATACTGAAATGTGATCAGGCACAGTTGGAGCACCAATTGCTCCAAGCAGAATGACATCGTAATCCCGCAGAATGTCCAAGCCATTTTCCGGCATCATCTTTCCATGTTTTAAGTAGTAATCACAATTCCAATCAAATGTGTCTATTGAGAAATGAATTCCTCCGTGGATTTCCTCAATTCTCTTTAATGTTTTCAATCCTTCTACCATGACTTCCGGTCCAATTCCATCTCCAGGTATGGCAGCTATTGAGAAATGTTGCAAGCTATCACCTCTTTTTGTTCTGTTAATAGATTATTAATGCAAGTTCCATGCCAATTCTGTTAATTTAAAATATTCTGAATTATAAAGACGTTATAAGGTATAAAAATTCTGAGCAACTATTATTTATGTTTCATTTTGCATCATGTGTTTCAGATTAAAACACTAAAGCTTATATTCTTTGATTTTCCGCCAAAGGGTTGATCGATCAATTCCAAGTGATTTTGCTGCTTCTGACTTACTTTCATATTGCTTAAGCGCAACTTGAATTAAATCTTTTTCTTTTCCTTTAATGGTTGCATTGCCAGCAGGTATGTGGGATTTGTTTATTCTAAGTTTAGGATAAAAAAACGAGGCATCTTTTGCAGATATGACTGAATCTTGTTGAAGCAAGACAATTCGTTCCAAGACATTTCTTAACTCACGGATATTTCCCGGCCAGTGATACTCTTGTAATACTGAAAAAAAGTCTTCATCAATCTTTTCAATTTGTTTGCGATGCTGTTCATTGAATTGCTGGATAAAATGGCGGGTAAGGAGGGGAATATCCGCAAGTCTTGTGCGCAATGGCGGCAAATCAAGTGACAGCACATTTAAACGATAGTATAAATCATTTCTAAATCGCTTATTTCCAATTTCGGATTCAATGTTTGTATTGGTTGCTGCGATAATACGGACATTCACGGGTATAGTACGTTTGCCTCCAATCCTTCGAATTGATCTCTCCTGTAAAACTCTTAATAAGTGCGCCTGAATTTGCAATGGCATTTCACCGATTTCATCCAAAAATAAAGTTCCGCCATGCGCCAATTCAAATAGTCCTTGTTTTCCTCCTTTTCTTGCTCCAGTAAAACTTCCTTCTTCATAGCCAAATAGTTCACTCTCCAGTAAACTTTCAGGAAATGCGGCACAATTAACTGCAACAAAAGGTCCGATTGCTCTGGTGCTTTGTAAATGAATTCCCTGGGCAAATAATTCTTTTCCTGTTCCAGACTCCCCTGTAATTAATACCGTAGCGTCCGTTTTCGCAAAAACCTTTGCCTGTTCCTTTACTTCACAGATTTTTTTCGCTTCCCCTACAATGTCATTAAGCGTATATTTAGCCTCCAGCCCATTCTCATGCAGCTTTTTCCTTAACTTCATTTCCAGCCTTTGCAGGTCTGTAATCTCTTTAAAATTGGATACTGCTCCTACAACAGTGTTATTAAGAATAACAGGATACCGATTAATCATGAATTGCCGGTCCTGAATTTTGGCTACATCCCCTATTTCCTTCTTACCTGTTTGCAGAACTCTCAGCATATCTGAATTTGGGATATAATCTGCAATATTTCGGCCAATAACTTCTGCTTCCAAACCCAGAAATACTTTCGCATTATTATTGGTCAACGTGATTTTCCCTTGCCGATCAACTGCGATTAATCCATCATGTGCAGAATCTACAATAGCCTGCACTTGATATTTTTCTTTAAACATCTCTTTTGTAACATCGATTAATTGGATGGCCTGACGAATAGCGGAAATAACCGTATCCATTGAAGGCTGAACAAAAAAGAGATGTTCTTTTGCTTGTTGTGCAAATGAAAGGTTATTTTCCCAAGAAGGTACAAGAATGGTTGTGTTTTTCTTTGCGTTGCCGAAATGAACCTGTTCCCTGCTGCAAATTTCATAACGATTTTGATACTTAAGATGATTTTCAATGTCTAACCACTTTTTTTCTTCTTCTGAGACCATAATAAGGGGATTTTTATCATTAAGATCATGGTCCTCTATTGTTTTTTCGAAATCATTTAAGTGAATGGAAAGTGAAACAATTGGAATGGAAAGTGAGTGAACCTCGTTTACATAAGTTAAGGGCGTAATTAGAACAAATGGGTTCATCATATGATCTATAACTGTTTTTTTTGAATGGAAGCAGGAAGGCTTATGACCGTGTTCACTTAAAATCTGAGTGACGATTGCTTCTAGTGATTTATTCAATTTATACAATGCGATCAATTTCTCCACTCTCCTTTCTTTTTTATAATTTATCATATTAATACATAAAAAAAGAGCCCAATTCTCATGAACTTATCAACAAAACATATTATTCTATCCTACATGAATGCACTGGTGGAGCATGACAACTTTCACGTTCAGCAAATTCTTTGCTTTTTAAATGAAAAGAGGCAATAAAAGGGAGCATTTATTGCTCTCTTTTATTATTTAGAAGTTTCTTATCTGGCGTTTATCTCCCTTACCAATACTCCAATAGCGTCCTTCTTCTCAAGTGATGTCATTTTCTCCTTTATTGCATCTCTTCTTCTCTTTAAATCAGCAAGATGTATAACCAATGTATCCACTGATAAATTTTCTTCCTCAAGCATCACGGCATATCCTTTTTCCTGAAACGATCTCCCGTTTAATATCTGATCTCCCCTGCTTTGATTTTTCGTAAGAGGAATAATGAGCATAGGGATTTTTAATGCAAGGAATTCGAAGATGGAATTCGAGCCTCCTCTAGTAATGACAAATTCCGTTGCTGCCAAATAATGAGGCAGCTCGTCATGAACATATTCGAATTGTTTGTAGTCCTTCAAATTTGCATAGTTCTCATCAACATTGCCTTTTCCGCATAAATGAATAATCTGATAATCTTTCAGCAGCGGCAATGCAGCTCTAATAGTCTCGTTGATTTTTTTTGCCCCCAGGCTGCCGCCCATCACTGTTAATACCGGACGTTTGCGGTCAAAGCCGAGCAGCTCCGTTCCTTTGTATGGAGATCCTTTTAAGATCCCTCTGCGAATCGGTGATCCGATAGCAGCCGTTTTATCTTTTGGAAAATAGTTTAGCGTTTCTTCAAATGAAGTAAATATTTTTGTAGCGAAGCGCTGTGCAATTTTATTGGCAAGTCCAGGAGTCATATCGCTTTCATGAATCAGAACAGGAATGTTCAGTGATTTTGCTGCAATAATGACCGGTACGGAAACAAAACCGCCTTTTGAGAAAACCAAAGCAGGCTTCAGTTTTCTTAGTACTTTCCTTGCATCCATGCAGCCTTTTAACACACGAAAACTGTCAGCCACGTTTTCAAAATCGAGATACCTTCTCAGCTTTCCGCTAGAAATTCCATGATAGGGAATAGAGATTTTCTCAATCAGTTCCTTTTCAATCCCTTTTTTAGAACCTATATATTGGACGTCCCAGACGTTTTTATCAAGCTCATCTATAATCGCGATATTTGGCGTGACATGCCCTGCTGAACCGCCTCCTGTAAAAACGATCGTTTTTTTCATATGAAATGGCCTCCTTTTAAATTCTGAACTGCGAAAGAAATGCTAAAAATTCTTTTTGCTTTTTATGAGTGTATTTCATGATGGCATATGTATGAGCTTCGGGCAATGGAATAGAGGGACAATCGACCTCCAGCAGTCTTCCTTCAAGCATTTCTCTCCTTACAGTTGAAGCTGGAAGAAACGAAACACCAAGTCCTTCGACAATAAACCGTTTCGTAATGTGAATTTGGGAGACCTCCATCATTCGAATGCCGGGATAGTTTGTTTTTACAGCTCTGCACAGGGAATCCCAGTATACAGGATGATTATGAGTGAGAAGGTAATTTGATGTTAAAACCTCTTCCTCATTAAGAGGGAGTGCACTTTCAGAATCCATACCATCGTGCGGGGCGACAAGTAATACCTTATCTTTGTACAGAAGCTGACAGTTTAAATCTGGATGCGTGCTTTCTGAACAGGACAAACCCAGATCCACCTTTTCATTCAGCACCGCCTTTTCAATCTCGCTTGATTCAATAATTTTAACGGAAATTTCTACCTCAGGAAACTGGTTGCAGTATTTTTTAAGTACATAAGGAAGAATCGTGTCCGCAATCAGCGGGGAAATAGCCAGGGTAAACTGCGATGTAAACCCCTGCTGAAAGGATTGAAGCTTTACTAGCCCATTCTGATAAACTGAAAGAAGCTCCTTTGCATGCTTCAAATAAATCCTTCCCTCTTCTGTCAGCTTAATTCTCCGGCCATCTCGCTCAAATAAGGAAACCCCGAGCTCTTTTTCAAGCAGTTTGATATGAACGGAAACAGTTGGCTGGGAAATGTAGAGAAGCTCAGCTGTTCTTCTGAAATTTTCGCATTCTGCAGCAGTCACAAATGTTTGGAGCCAAGTGAATTCCATATTCATTCTCCTAATTAAGATTCTTAATCAAATGATTTATATATTTTTAATTTTCTTAATACTTATTATTTTATAAAATAAACAGTACAAAGGAAAGGAGAGATTTTCATGGTTATCAAAGGATTAAAAGGCGTTGCAGCTGCTGAAACAGCAATCAGCCATATTGACGGGGTAAATGGCCGATTGATTTACAGAGGACTTGATATAGGGGAATTGACGAAAAATCATTCGTTCGAAGAAGTTTCGTATTTACTTTGGCATGGAGAATGGCCAGACTCTCGCCAGCTCCTTCACCTGAAAAAAGAACTGAAGAAACATCGCGAGCTTCCTGAGTATTTAGAAAATCTGCTAATCAGTCTCCCGGCTGAGATGGATTTTATGAGCGTTTTGAGAACAGCGGTTTCAGCAGCTGGTCCTTCAAATAAAGATAAGCCCTCTTATTCAGACAGCATCCGGTTAACGGCTATGATGCCGACAATCATCGCATGCAGAAAAAGCCATTTAGAAGGCAGGCCCTTTGTCCGCCCTTCAGCAGAGCTTGATCATGTTGAAAATTATCTTTATATGCTTAATGGAGAAAAGCCTGCGGAATCCAAGCGTAAGGCTCTGGAAACCTATATGATTTTAACTCTAGAGCATGGAATGAATGCTTCTACATTCTCGGCCAGAGTTACTGTCTCTACCGAGTCTGACATCTATTCAGCGGTGACCTCCGCTATTGGCACGATGAAAGGTCCGCTTCATGGAGGAGCACCCTCTGAAGTTATTGCCTTTTTAGATGAAGCGGCCAAAAGCGGTAATTTTGAAAAACTGATTCGGGAGAAAATAAATCGCGGGGAACGATTAATGGGGTTTGGCCATCGCGTATATAAAACGCATGACCCAAGAGCTTTGGCACTGAAATCAGTTTTACTTGAGATTGCAGGTAAGGATGAATGGCTTGGTCTTTCCCTAGAGGTGGAAACGGCTGCTGTCAGCCTGCTTCAAGAGCTGAAACCGGGAAGAGCATTATACACAAATGTTGAATTTTATGCTGCAGCCATTATGAAATCTATTCAAATGGAATCAGAGCTTTTCACCCCGACTTTTACAGCAAGCAGAGTTGTCGGCTGGACGGCTCATGTCCTGGAGCAGTCTGAAAATAATACGATTTTCAGACCGGAGTCTCACTATATTGGGAGAAT contains these protein-coding regions:
- a CDS encoding M20 family metallopeptidase; protein product: MTAAIESILPFIDKKEVIELTRSLIRIQSVYRPNVEGGNEEKVARFIVEYLKNIGLDVYYEEVVPGRPNVIAVYDSGLPGKTLLFEGHTDVVTEGDIDSWTYDPFGGEVSNGRIYGRGSCDTKGNLAAAISAVHSIKKSGAAFKGKMILCIPCDEEGMMIGIKDFIKKGWADGVDGAIICEPEENQLCITQKGAMRIVLKTYGKMAHGAMPLTGINPNTRMAKLIVELDQLEQREKDRMGEHPYLGWPSITPTIIQAPVKGEPQINVVPAQCMTTLDIRTVPGQEHHQLRKEIEVIIERLGKEDPHFKATLELIEDRPWTETPKDHEVVQAVAQAYKEVTGKEPVYNGVPGATDGTFLHLAGVPIITTGAGDRHIPHHADEYVDIDELVETVQIYTLSALNFLK
- a CDS encoding P1 family peptidase encodes the protein MERFHNITDVPGVKVGNEEDNLGYTGCTVLLLEKGAVCGVDVRGSAPGTRETDLLNPVNLVDRVHSICLAGGSAYGLDAASGVMQFLEKKGIGLDVGAGVVPIVPSAVLFDMPVGDPSVRPDQKMGYKAALNAKRGYFPLGNSGAGCGATVGKVAGHHRAMKGGLGSASKVFPNGLVVGAIVAVNAMGEIRNPETGEVIAGARDDQGKIKSSLEWMLEQPAIPLKPGTNTTIGVVACNAKLTKSQASKVASMAQNGLARTIYPVHTMFDGDTIFSLSTGDMSASVDLIGTIAADILAEAVILAVQNAEGIEGFPSSKEINESH
- a CDS encoding ECF transporter S component, whose translation is MEKGLTTRKIVIAGVLGAVAILLGVTRLGFIPVPTAAGNATIMHVPAIIGGVMQGPFVGLVIGLIFGVSSFLDATIPLFKDPLVAILPRLFIGVTAYLSYISLKRVNEYAAIGVAGFVGAFTNTLLVLTMAVIRGYIAPGVAVTIAVTNGIPEAIVSVIITLAVVVAWKKLDHSGNKKSKISGEL
- a CDS encoding energy-coupling factor transporter transmembrane protein EcfT, translating into MASVEFELTRNITIGQYLPTGSLIHRMDPRIKLLAFTILVIAMAICDSYGGNIIALAFACYLFYMSRIPISYGLSGVKPAVPFILILAVLQLLFYSEIASGGTVFVDYGFILITSDSIRLVIVSALRFIEIIFLSSVLTLSTSTTQITHGIESLLRPLKHVKFPVHEFALIITIAIRFVPTFAMEMEKMMKAQASRGAEFGTGAWWRIIQRTKDVFPIIIPLFNVAMARAEDLVLAMESRCYTPGSERSIYTKYKAQTRDYSALLFCILFTILLLAFPFPY
- a CDS encoding energy-coupling factor transporter ATPase; the protein is MSEFPILEVKDLHHIYMEKTPLEHKALSGVSLRVEKGECIAIIGHTGSGKSTLIQHFNGLMRPQQGDVIVDGKHLSNPKIDVKALRRKVGLVFQNPEDQIFEKLIGDDIAYGPLKMGLPLNEVRDRVKWAMELVGLSFEDLKDRAAYALSGGQKRKVALAGVLSLKPEILVLDEPTAGLDPRSRQELLEQIVQLNKKENMTVIFVSHNMEEVAYLANRIYVLAEGRNLIEGTPGNIFGNSETLAKHHIGAPQTVEILSQLKERGYTVNLNAYEIEAAAKELVSVIQSNRR
- a CDS encoding energy-coupling factor transporter ATPase; translated protein: MSKPFIQIDEISFEYTINNQKTVPVLQNVAFDVHPGEYVAIIGHNGSGKSTLSKHLNGILKPHLGDIYVDGLNTRDGGLLREIRQKVGMVFQHPDNQIVSTIVEDDVAFGLENIGVPASEIKARIDFALEAVGMSEFRKRPPHHLSGGQKQRVAIAGILAMKPDCIVLDEATSMLDTYGRRDILDVVRKLNNDGMTIITVTHHMSEVAEASRVIVIEKGQIVMDGAPREIFQQYELLHRLQLDVPVASQLARLIHKYDNEYKADLIHNDEIIQEVIRLSAKRGVYAG